Part of the Deltaproteobacteria bacterium genome is shown below.
ATCGGCAATCTTCGAGCCGGGGGCCAGATGCCGACCGATATTCCCCAGCCGTTCATCGAAGAGGTTTTGGCTTCCCTGCACCCGGCCATGGGCGCGCAGCTCCTGACGCTCTGGAATCTGCCGGAAATATACTGCCGCGTGGCCCGGCATCACCATGACGCCACCTTCGCCGAGGACGATACCGTCCTGATCATGGTCAGCCTGGCCAACAAGGCGCTCGCCAAACGCGGTATCGGCGTGCCCCAGGTTCCCGGACTGAATCTGGCCTCCAGCCCCGAAGCCGCCCTGCTGCACCTGTCCGAAACCACGCTCGCCGAGCTGGAACTGGCCCTGGAAAACCACGTCTTCTTTGTCCGGGGCATGGACTGATCCCCGTCCCGCGAGAACAGAACAAAACAGCCGGCCCTTTCGGACCGGCCGTCACGAACTACCATCCACCCCCGCCGCCACCACCGCCACCGCCGCCCGACGATCCGCCGCTCATGCCCGAGGACCGCCCCGGCGCCGTGGCCGCCGACGATATGGCCGCCCCCAGGTCGCCGCCCAGCCCCGTGGCGAAGCCAGCCGGATGGGTTGGGCTCCACTGATGTCCCGCATACCAACGGGGCTCGTAGCCAGCCCGGTCCAAAATCCCGGAAAAACGCTCGCCCCATTCGTTCCCAACGTCCAGGGCCAGGGCGTACGGCAGGAATTTCTCGAACAGTTCCGGCGTTTCGTCCGGCGGATGGATGAAATTGAGTCGGTCCTCCTCGGCCACGGACAGGTACAGCCGGAACCCCTCGATCTCGTCCAAAATCCGACGACCAATCAGCGTTGGCGCCTTGAGCAACTCATAAAAGACCGCGTTCGTGGCCACCATGCCCAAAAAAATCCCCGTGGCCGCGAATCCGGCCTCGCTGGCCAAGAAATACAGACCCACGGCCTCGCCTCCCAAAAAAGGCAGGGCGAACACGGTCACGAACACGGCCCCAAGCTTGCCCATGACACCCCTGGCCCGCCAGGCCTCCCACGCCCGGCGCACGAGCAGGGAACAGCCAAAGGTCCAGCCCGTCAACCACATGGCCAGAAAAAAAATAGCCGACGGTTCGGGAGCGGCCCAGGCCAAGGCGCCGACGGCCAGGAGCGTGATGCCCAGGCCCGGCGCGACCCAACCCGAATTGGTCGAAAAATAAGCCGAGGCCAGCTCCGAGCCCAGCTTGTCCTTCATGGCCTGCCGGGCCCGCCCGACCACGCGATGGTTGGTGTTTTTGAGAACAACGCGGCTTCCGCCCTTGCGCAACTCATCCCAGGCCGCCCGCTCTCCGCGCGACAGCTCGGCCGGGGCGCCTGCGGCCAACCGTAGGGTGGTCGAGCCGTTGTCCACGATCTTGAGGGCGCCCTTGACGGCCATGTCGATGATGCCGGCGCTGAAAGCCGCGTTGTCGAACTTCATGCGCCACAGCATGCGCGTCATGGCCGGAGAAAAACCCCTGGGAGGGGCGAAACGCGGGATAATGACGCCCCTGGCCGGATCGCGTCCGACCTTGAGCCAGACCATGATATAGTACGCCAAAAGGACAACCGCGCCCACGAACACGGGCACGCCATTCCCGGCCACGAAATCAAGGGCCCGATCCGCGGGCGTGGGTTCGGCCACGAAGCCCTTGGGCCAGGAGACGGCGATGGTCAGGCCCTCGCCCGGCGCA
Proteins encoded:
- a CDS encoding DUF2207 domain-containing protein; translated protein: FTLFFLALAAPLGAQGERILDFFSTISVEPDGSLLVTEAITVQAGGDQIKRGIVREFPTVYPDGAGRTARVGFELLGVERDGRPEPYHTQKRSNGVAIYAGSKDVLLPPGRYSYALTYRTTRQLGFFSDHDELYWNVNGNGWRLPLDRVGCEVHLPEGATVREAVAYEGLRGSTALRRFAGGGKSIVLTSSRPYAPGEGLTIAVSWPKGFVAEPTPADRALDFVAGNGVPVFVGAVVLLAYYIMVWLKVGRDPARGVIIPRFAPPRGFSPAMTRMLWRMKFDNAAFSAGIIDMAVKGALKIVDNGSTTLRLAAGAPAELSRGERAAWDELRKGGSRVVLKNTNHRVVGRARQAMKDKLGSELASAYFSTNSGWVAPGLGITLLAVGALAWAAPEPSAIFFLAMWLTGWTFGCSLLVRRAWEAWRARGVMGKLGAVFVTVFALPFLGGEAVGLYFLASEAGFAATGIFLGMVATNAVFYELLKAPTLIGRRILDEIEGFRLYLSVAEEDRLNFIHPPDETPELFEKFLPYALALDVGNEWGERFSGILDRAGYEPRWYAGHQWSPTHPAGFATGLGGDLGAAISSAATAPGRSSGMSGGSSGGGGGGGGGGGW